A stretch of Orientia tsutsugamushi DNA encodes these proteins:
- a CDS encoding SURF1 family protein: protein MVIKRLIPAIFTAIVVVSFCALGVWQIYRLNVKKELLSKVVNNKDSIPINLNKVFNLSSRHLLFSRAVIKGQFLAGKNLFLYGRYKEKYTLASPLLTNEGNIIMVVRGAIAEKNKDYFLKNASTNQDKQPSVEIEGIVLELEKQGALLPSNNLKSNIWLTLDKDDVIKHIGQQYANKISNFYLLQTNASQVDSTIIPLQTNVIDKVQNNHLQYALVWFCLAIIVSVMYYIRFHANIYDDL, encoded by the coding sequence ATGGTTATAAAAAGGTTGATACCAGCTATTTTTACAGCAATAGTAGTAGTAAGTTTTTGCGCTCTTGGTGTTTGGCAAATATATCGCTTAAATGTAAAAAAAGAGTTGCTAAGTAAAGTTGTTAACAATAAAGATTCTATTCCTATTAATTTAAATAAAGTATTTAACTTATCTTCAAGACATTTATTATTTTCTAGGGCTGTTATAAAGGGTCAATTTTTAGCAGGTAAGAATTTATTTTTATATGGCAGATATAAAGAGAAATATACTTTAGCATCACCATTATTAACCAATGAAGGGAATATAATAATGGTAGTTCGTGGAGCTATTGCTGAGAAAAATAAAGACTATTTTTTAAAAAATGCCTCAACAAATCAAGATAAACAACCATCTGTAGAAATTGAGGGAATTGTGCTTGAACTTGAAAAACAAGGTGCATTACTCCCTAGTAATAATTTGAAAAGCAATATTTGGTTAACACTAGATAAGGATGATGTTATAAAACATATTGGCCAACAATATGCCAATAAGATTAGCAATTTTTATCTGTTACAAACTAATGCTTCTCAAGTTGACAGTACAATAATTCCATTGCAAACAAACGTAATAGATAAAGTTCAAAATAACCATTTACAATATGCACTCGTATGGTTTTGTTTAGCAATTATAGTTTCAGTAATGTATTATATTCGCTTTCATGCTAATATATATGATGATTTATAG
- the fabZ gene encoding 3-hydroxyacyl-ACP dehydratase FabZ, whose translation MSQQKQLSENNCVLSTQDIIRIIPHRYPFLMIDKVIKLEPGQEIIGIKNVTANEPQFAGHFPNNPVMPGVLTIESMAQLSAILVAKTIKFDTKSKIFYLITIENVKFRKIITSGDTMVITSKISQAYNKHIWKFNAEVKIDGTNNLAAEGTFTATLKDLLN comes from the coding sequence ATGTCTCAACAAAAACAACTATCAGAAAATAACTGTGTATTGAGCACACAAGACATCATTAGGATTATACCACATAGATATCCTTTCTTAATGATAGATAAAGTTATCAAACTAGAACCTGGTCAAGAAATCATAGGAATTAAGAACGTTACAGCTAATGAGCCACAGTTCGCAGGTCATTTCCCTAACAATCCAGTTATGCCAGGAGTTCTAACTATTGAATCAATGGCTCAGTTATCTGCTATTTTAGTAGCAAAAACTATTAAGTTTGATACTAAAAGCAAAATTTTCTACTTAATAACCATTGAAAACGTAAAATTCAGAAAAATAATTACTAGTGGAGATACCATGGTTATTACATCTAAAATTTCTCAAGCTTATAATAAGCATATATGGAAATTTAACGCAGAAGTTAAAATTGATGGTACAAATAACCTAGCTGCTGAAGGGACATTTACTGCAACTTTAAAAGATTTATTAAACTAA
- a CDS encoding RsmD family RNA methyltransferase, which yields MIQVISGKFKGQKIPVIKNNNYRPSTAKLKESMFNILASQAFKTSDKIVLSEVRMLDLFTGTGNIAFEALSRGVQHVTLIDINVNCLVAIQNHACKINIYNKMTLLRLDATNLPQAHHNYNVVFMDPPFYKGLINKTLLSLDNKSWLDNNTILFIESELNHKLVLPVNFHFQTEKIYGKSKLTILLYKNN from the coding sequence ATGATTCAAGTAATTTCGGGAAAATTTAAAGGACAAAAAATTCCAGTTATTAAAAATAATAATTATCGCCCATCCACAGCTAAATTAAAAGAATCTATGTTTAATATATTAGCTTCTCAGGCTTTTAAAACATCAGATAAAATTGTATTGTCTGAAGTACGAATGTTAGACCTATTTACAGGTACAGGTAATATAGCATTTGAAGCTTTGTCAAGAGGTGTTCAGCATGTGACTTTAATTGATATTAATGTTAATTGTTTAGTAGCAATTCAAAACCATGCTTGCAAAATAAACATATATAATAAAATGACTTTACTAAGGTTAGATGCTACTAATCTGCCACAAGCGCATCATAATTATAATGTAGTTTTCATGGATCCTCCGTTTTACAAAGGATTAATTAATAAAACTTTATTATCGTTAGATAACAAATCTTGGCTTGATAACAATACGATATTATTTATTGAATCAGAGTTAAATCATAAGTTAGTATTGCCAGTTAATTTTCATTTTCAGACAGAAAAAATTTATGGTAAAAGTAAGTTAACAATTTTACTTTATAAAAACAATTAA
- the radA gene encoding DNA repair protein RadA, producing the protein MKTKKQYTCTNCGSISYKWYGRCSECNEWNSIIEDVISNNSYNSSASVTGNNLTISSLDKDIDEPCRIVSSINELNRVLGGGLIPESAILIGGDPGIGKSTLLLQLCAQLSTSSTSCFYISGEESVNQIKLRAQRLGLVNTQIKLVSATNIHDIIATIKANRQEIHLVVIDSIQTIYNPEITSIAGTTSQVRAAAQMLISLTKLIGIALIMVGHITKDGQLAGPKILEHMVDTVLYLEGSSNYQYRLLRSIKNRFGKTNEIGVFTMEQSGLIEVSNPSEMFILNTETNYSGTSVFASMEGSRPILVEIQALISPSHIPTPRRSVVGWDSNRLSMILAVLAVRYGLTLTSYEVYLSVAGGLKITEPAVDLAVAASLISAASNQPLPLHSIFFGEISLSGEIRKSTQSDLRVNEAVKLGFKNIFCADYSNNSSTNSDYNIYNIKHIKQLKNIL; encoded by the coding sequence ATGAAAACGAAGAAACAATATACTTGCACTAATTGTGGTAGTATAAGCTATAAGTGGTATGGCAGATGCTCTGAATGTAATGAGTGGAATAGTATTATAGAAGATGTTATATCTAATAACTCTTACAATAGTAGCGCAAGTGTTACTGGCAATAATTTAACTATTAGTTCTCTTGATAAAGATATTGATGAACCATGTAGAATTGTCAGTTCAATTAATGAACTAAATAGAGTACTTGGCGGAGGATTAATTCCAGAATCAGCAATTCTTATAGGTGGTGATCCAGGCATTGGCAAATCGACCTTATTACTTCAGTTATGTGCTCAATTATCTACTTCATCTACTTCTTGTTTTTATATTTCTGGCGAAGAATCAGTTAATCAGATCAAGCTTAGAGCTCAAAGATTAGGTTTGGTAAACACGCAAATTAAACTTGTTTCTGCTACTAATATTCATGATATCATAGCTACCATTAAAGCAAATAGGCAAGAAATTCATCTAGTTGTTATTGATTCTATACAAACAATTTATAATCCTGAAATTACATCCATAGCTGGTACAACATCGCAAGTTCGGGCGGCAGCACAAATGTTAATATCTTTAACTAAATTAATTGGTATAGCACTAATTATGGTAGGTCATATCACTAAAGATGGACAGCTAGCTGGGCCTAAAATTCTTGAGCATATGGTCGACACTGTTTTGTATCTTGAGGGTAGTTCAAATTATCAATATAGACTTTTACGATCGATAAAAAATCGATTTGGTAAAACAAATGAAATAGGTGTATTCACTATGGAACAATCTGGATTAATAGAAGTATCAAATCCATCTGAAATGTTTATACTCAATACTGAAACAAATTATAGCGGCACTAGTGTTTTTGCAAGTATGGAAGGATCACGTCCTATTCTAGTAGAGATTCAAGCTTTAATATCACCTTCACATATTCCAACTCCAAGGCGTTCTGTAGTTGGATGGGATAGTAACAGATTATCAATGATACTAGCAGTATTAGCTGTACGATACGGATTAACTCTTACATCTTATGAAGTATATTTAAGCGTAGCAGGCGGATTAAAAATTACAGAACCAGCTGTTGATCTGGCTGTTGCTGCTTCCTTGATTTCTGCAGCATCAAACCAACCATTACCACTACACAGTATTTTTTTTGGAGAAATTAGCTTATCTGGAGAAATTAGAAAATCTACTCAATCGGACCTTAGAGTTAATGAAGCTGTAAAGCTTGGTTTTAAAAATATTTTTTGTGCTGATTATAGTAATAATTCATCAACTAATTCAGATTATAACATATATAACATCAAACATATTAAGCAGCTAAAAAATATCTTATGA
- a CDS encoding DMT family transporter, with protein sequence MDFTIKCNIKIISIILATLSALLLSITMMLAKNLPSDISTLLIVFVKSCCGLILFIPFLAKHKTRSLSTNKGYIHFLRIILLIGAMFATYYAYRNLSVVLATSIGMTEALFITIFSKIILKETIGPLKWGLILIGYLGVTLVIIKSPILSESIDSTSKLAIVAALLANILAANCTIITKILSKHDSTITILLYGYLGTSIVSFCLLILNVDNLSTFALLSTQDIAILFGIAILGISSQLCSTTAIKYSTPVLIAPFQYIRILFAALIEVIVFKEQLTISTAIGSIIIIFSAYLINVAPNNSKAKDL encoded by the coding sequence ATGGATTTTACTATCAAATGTAATATCAAAATCATCTCTATTATTTTAGCAACATTGAGTGCTTTGTTGTTAAGTATTACAATGATGTTAGCTAAAAATCTTCCCTCTGATATTTCAACATTACTTATAGTGTTTGTTAAGAGTTGTTGTGGTTTGATTTTATTCATACCATTTTTAGCAAAGCATAAAACACGATCATTAAGTACTAATAAAGGTTATATTCATTTTTTAAGAATTATTTTGTTAATTGGCGCAATGTTTGCTACTTATTATGCATACCGTAACTTATCTGTAGTGCTAGCTACATCTATTGGAATGACAGAAGCGTTATTTATTACTATTTTTTCCAAAATTATTTTAAAAGAAACTATTGGACCTTTAAAATGGGGATTAATACTTATAGGATATTTAGGAGTTACATTAGTAATAATAAAATCACCAATATTATCTGAGTCAATTGATAGTACTTCCAAATTAGCTATAGTTGCTGCTTTGTTAGCAAATATACTGGCAGCGAATTGTACAATTATTACAAAAATTTTGTCTAAGCATGACTCCACAATAACCATTCTATTATATGGTTATTTAGGTACTTCTATTGTTTCTTTTTGTCTATTGATATTAAATGTTGATAATTTATCAACATTTGCTTTATTAAGTACACAAGATATAGCAATCTTATTCGGTATTGCCATACTAGGAATCAGTTCTCAATTATGCAGTACTACTGCTATTAAATATTCCACACCTGTACTTATTGCTCCATTTCAATATATCAGAATATTATTTGCTGCATTGATTGAAGTAATAGTGTTTAAAGAACAATTAACTATATCAACAGCAATAGGCAGCATAATAATTATATTCTCTGCTTATTTAATTAACGTGGCACCAAATAATTCTAAAGCTAAAGATTTATGA
- a CDS encoding DUF3857 domain-containing protein, with the protein MLYRVLLLQLMFLIVTINSIHARWKCYNDSNLEIIHFEQNIIVNSDGSSEEIIEQQVKILNEAGREFFTNYMLEYDSVHSQIDIIIAKTIFEGKEYNVDLKSIKSMPLASSRYGFKQQQQILINFAKVEIGAEIHLTYTRKNKTFAENYYSDLFEFGTNGWQQKAHIKINSVLPLYIKINDPHNALKVKTSSKDKFHSAEITLIKPLTTELTNEPENSLLSNQLKTWVSVASTNTWEDVASKFTDDYYKILNQKLPKLFKTIANKAQKYTKSEDQINSVTSDLIHAVQYHGDYRSIRYGRFVPWNLEQTANAQLGDCKDFSISTAAILQNIGYKVQPAFVNRGVLAFETKLWLPSVEHYNHAILRAIDKDGKLYWIDPTNFVSMADGTFPDIANRMSLVLDPETPSYDQIPNINPNHSQMIIEESISMAKNNSAYWKGKLILLGEQAYSITGAELRFSQQQIKDLIFKWASGSFLEDGDKIKIILPDLTSRTVKDLTFEYEYNKPNSLFKSNMGSVLVPRNYLSHISNAEPEQIGDLFLGSPCTFIHRTVIKDVKIENINVFNFEIDTPWVYIQRSCQYQGDDTEITVKMILHKSLVSNKDLKSDIYKKLKDTIKQNFESTAIVFDDSKMMK; encoded by the coding sequence ATGTTATATAGGGTATTATTACTACAATTAATGTTTTTAATTGTAACAATCAATTCAATACATGCAAGATGGAAGTGTTATAATGACAGTAATTTAGAAATAATACACTTCGAACAAAATATTATAGTTAATAGTGATGGTTCCAGTGAAGAGATAATAGAGCAGCAGGTAAAAATCCTCAATGAGGCTGGTCGTGAATTTTTTACTAATTATATGCTAGAATATGATAGTGTACATTCTCAAATAGATATAATAATTGCTAAAACAATCTTCGAAGGAAAAGAATATAATGTAGATCTTAAATCAATTAAGAGCATGCCTTTAGCTAGTAGCAGGTATGGTTTTAAGCAACAGCAGCAGATTTTAATAAATTTTGCTAAAGTTGAAATTGGAGCAGAAATACATTTAACATATACGAGAAAAAATAAGACATTTGCTGAAAATTATTATAGTGACTTATTTGAATTTGGTACTAATGGCTGGCAACAAAAAGCACATATAAAAATTAATTCTGTATTACCTTTATATATTAAAATTAATGATCCACATAATGCCTTGAAAGTAAAAACAAGCTCCAAAGATAAGTTTCATTCAGCTGAAATAACTTTAATTAAGCCATTAACCACTGAGTTAACAAATGAACCTGAAAACTCATTATTAAGCAATCAGCTTAAAACGTGGGTATCTGTTGCATCTACTAACACATGGGAAGATGTAGCAAGCAAATTTACTGATGATTATTATAAAATACTAAATCAAAAATTACCGAAGTTATTTAAAACTATTGCTAATAAAGCACAAAAATATACAAAATCTGAAGATCAAATTAATTCTGTTACTTCAGATTTAATTCATGCAGTTCAATATCATGGAGATTATAGATCTATTAGATATGGTAGATTTGTACCATGGAACTTAGAACAAACAGCTAATGCTCAATTAGGCGATTGTAAAGATTTCTCAATTAGTACAGCAGCAATTTTACAAAACATAGGTTACAAAGTACAGCCAGCTTTTGTTAATAGAGGAGTACTGGCTTTTGAAACTAAATTATGGCTTCCTTCTGTAGAGCATTATAATCATGCAATACTTAGAGCAATAGATAAAGATGGCAAGTTATATTGGATTGATCCTACGAATTTTGTGAGTATGGCTGATGGGACTTTTCCTGATATCGCTAATAGAATGTCACTAGTATTAGATCCAGAAACTCCTAGCTATGATCAAATACCAAATATTAATCCAAATCATTCTCAGATGATAATAGAAGAGTCGATCTCAATGGCTAAAAACAATTCAGCTTACTGGAAAGGGAAATTAATACTTCTAGGAGAGCAAGCATATTCAATAACTGGAGCAGAATTGAGATTTTCGCAACAGCAGATAAAAGATTTGATTTTTAAATGGGCAAGTGGTTCTTTTTTAGAAGATGGCGATAAGATCAAAATTATCTTACCAGATCTGACATCAAGAACAGTGAAAGATTTAACTTTTGAGTATGAATATAACAAGCCTAATTCCCTATTTAAATCTAACATGGGTTCAGTATTAGTACCACGGAATTATTTATCTCATATTTCTAATGCAGAGCCAGAGCAGATTGGTGATCTTTTTTTAGGTTCTCCATGCACTTTTATTCATCGAACTGTAATAAAAGATGTTAAAATAGAAAATATTAATGTCTTTAATTTTGAAATTGATACTCCATGGGTTTACATTCAAAGATCCTGTCAATATCAAGGCGATGATACAGAGATTACAGTTAAAATGATACTTCATAAATCTTTAGTATCAAATAAAGATCTAAAAAGTGATATATACAAAAAATTAAAAGACACTATTAAACAAAACTTTGAATCAACAGCAATAGTTTTTGATGATTCTAAAATGATGAAATAA
- a CDS encoding DUF3857 domain-containing protein, with protein MIYKIFRTLLQLVLLVIFINPSNAEWQNLDDSAIEIKAYNLDIAIDKDGLEEYSVYMHAKILKEQGRMFFASYRLPYLYRENIDTIKILKAQTILNGKKYNVSADSIEDKPLAATGLDNDIYRQISVTFPKLEIGTEIFLKYKVTSKSPLEGDYSDILGLLPYGYHKKMQININSKLPLDTKINDPYCNLRVNTSTTKINNDEHTSSVKITLLKPLTNMLKNEPKDSVLNEQYNTWVSVSTINKWEKLGDKLSKDYFKVINQPLPKLFAAIAEDAKQYSSYTEQINFVTSIFNEKIQYIPGWRSTNGKFIPRDLIKVINSEKGDCRDFIVSIAAILKNIGYKVYPALIRAGEIFTAPVLHLPNFYSFDYVILKVIDKDDKIYWIDPCNSLSMANGMFPKIANRMALVLDPERSSYEQVSSIDPKHSQIIHDSTLEIEGNITNWKGAISYMGENSAISLHNKLLYMSQQQIKESFFNDISGIYLEEHNKKNITLPSVNLKLPRIVKDGTIEYEYNTDCQIKKTNAGPVLFASIGYNSVFNNIISVAPKQIGDLFLGAPHTNYNKLVIKNLKLKNIDHLNYTIDTPWIYVERSCKHQGNDTEIISKIVIRQSLIQNNDLKSDVYKKLKDDIEQHFSKTAIVLVE; from the coding sequence ATGATATATAAAATCTTTAGAACTTTACTACAATTAGTATTATTAGTAATATTTATTAATCCCTCAAATGCAGAGTGGCAAAATTTAGACGATAGTGCAATAGAAATCAAAGCATACAATCTAGATATAGCCATCGATAAAGATGGATTAGAGGAATATTCTGTTTATATGCATGCCAAAATTCTTAAAGAGCAAGGTCGTATGTTTTTTGCTAGCTATCGGTTACCATATTTATATAGAGAAAATATTGATACAATAAAAATATTAAAAGCTCAAACAATCTTGAATGGTAAAAAATATAATGTTTCTGCTGATTCTATAGAAGATAAACCATTAGCTGCTACAGGTCTTGATAATGATATCTATAGACAGATATCAGTAACTTTTCCTAAACTAGAAATTGGAACAGAAATATTTCTAAAGTATAAGGTTACTTCTAAGTCTCCACTTGAAGGAGACTATAGTGATATTCTAGGATTATTACCATATGGCTATCATAAAAAAATGCAAATCAATATTAATTCGAAATTACCATTGGATACTAAAATTAATGATCCATATTGCAACCTACGTGTTAATACCAGTACTACAAAAATTAATAATGATGAACATACCAGTTCTGTTAAAATAACATTACTGAAGCCATTAACTAACATGTTAAAAAATGAACCAAAAGATTCTGTTCTAAATGAACAATATAATACTTGGGTTTCTGTCTCTACTATTAACAAATGGGAAAAATTGGGAGATAAATTAAGTAAGGATTACTTTAAAGTTATTAATCAACCGTTGCCAAAACTATTTGCTGCTATTGCTGAAGATGCAAAGCAGTATTCAAGTTATACAGAACAAATTAACTTTGTTACTTCAATATTTAATGAAAAAATACAATATATTCCAGGATGGCGTTCAACTAATGGTAAATTTATTCCTCGAGACTTAATTAAAGTTATAAACTCTGAAAAAGGAGATTGTAGAGACTTTATCGTTAGCATAGCTGCTATACTAAAAAATATAGGATATAAGGTGTATCCAGCTTTAATACGTGCAGGAGAAATCTTTACTGCGCCAGTATTGCATCTTCCTAATTTTTATAGTTTTGATTATGTAATACTTAAAGTGATTGATAAAGATGATAAGATATACTGGATTGATCCTTGCAATAGTTTAAGCATGGCTAATGGAATGTTTCCTAAGATTGCTAATAGAATGGCATTAGTACTTGATCCAGAAAGATCAAGTTATGAACAAGTATCAAGTATTGATCCAAAACATTCACAAATAATCCATGACAGTACTCTAGAAATAGAAGGTAATATAACTAATTGGAAAGGTGCAATAAGTTATATGGGAGAAAACTCAGCTATTTCACTGCACAATAAATTGCTTTATATGTCTCAGCAACAAATCAAAGAATCATTTTTTAATGATATAAGTGGCATTTATTTAGAAGAGCATAATAAGAAAAATATAACTTTACCAAGTGTTAATTTGAAGCTGCCAAGAATAGTTAAGGATGGGACCATTGAGTATGAATATAATACTGATTGCCAAATAAAAAAAACTAATGCAGGACCTGTTTTATTTGCTTCTATAGGATATAACTCAGTTTTTAACAATATAATCAGTGTCGCTCCAAAACAAATAGGAGATCTTTTTCTAGGTGCTCCTCATACAAATTATAACAAACTTGTAATCAAGAATCTAAAACTTAAAAATATTGATCATCTTAACTACACAATTGATACTCCATGGATTTATGTTGAAAGATCATGCAAGCATCAAGGTAATGATACAGAAATCATATCTAAGATAGTTATACGACAGTCTTTAATACAAAATAATGATTTAAAAAGTGATGTATATAAAAAGCTGAAGGATGATATTGAACAACACTTTAGTAAAACTGCAATAGTTTTAGTTGAGTGA
- a CDS encoding ankyrin repeat domain-containing protein, whose amino-acid sequence MPDSHIKLIFKLFDNGKVEKAKAIIAGRCIWKMAKQEVVKGHLEHTKFLLEYEVECNICYKFRNEEDKFKKIEISTLTFCVRLLSYLINELTEVNSITQELIVSDQTFAKMTDYLLTKAGRKIHTLDLGSTFKTLLHQCIEQNYMESIKVLLKHQMYVNYYNTSPGDGKLGTPLDVAIEQDNYEITKLLVQNGATDYSVAIVTAMQNKITVQKVNALLNTANFLKNTGYFIENKVLSDKRLNDSMAISHFIQNRHRTFDDFNKLIKNVNSKTLLSQLAYEFRLNKNLLCFYIELVQLERHKLQLSDQLLHVEANDQILKNMSNIEESLLQDGNLELHGACGGISTQSESELDIS is encoded by the coding sequence ATGCCTGATAGTCACATAAAATTAATTTTCAAGCTTTTTGACAATGGTAAAGTTGAAAAAGCAAAAGCGATTATAGCCGGTCGCTGTATATGGAAAATGGCAAAGCAAGAAGTAGTAAAAGGACATTTAGAGCATACAAAATTTTTATTGGAATATGAAGTAGAGTGTAATATATGTTATAAATTTCGAAATGAAGAAGATAAATTTAAAAAAATAGAAATATCTACATTAACTTTCTGTGTAAGACTTTTATCATATCTAATCAACGAATTAACTGAAGTTAATTCTATAACACAGGAATTAATAGTTAGTGATCAAACATTTGCTAAAATGACAGATTATCTTCTAACTAAAGCAGGAAGAAAAATCCATACTTTGGACTTAGGCTCAACATTTAAGACTTTACTGCATCAGTGTATTGAACAAAACTACATGGAATCCATAAAAGTATTATTAAAACATCAAATGTATGTAAATTATTACAATACATCTCCAGGAGATGGAAAGTTAGGTACACCATTAGATGTAGCGATTGAGCAGGATAACTATGAAATTACTAAACTATTAGTGCAAAATGGAGCTACTGATTATTCAGTAGCTATAGTAACTGCAATGCAGAATAAAATAACTGTTCAAAAAGTAAACGCTTTATTAAACACAGCTAACTTTTTGAAAAATACTGGATATTTTATTGAAAACAAAGTTTTGTCAGATAAACGGCTAAATGACTCTATGGCTATAAGTCATTTTATTCAAAACAGACATAGAACCTTTGATGATTTTAATAAACTGATTAAGAATGTGAATTCTAAAACTTTGTTATCACAACTAGCTTATGAATTTCGATTAAACAAAAACTTACTTTGCTTCTATATAGAATTAGTGCAATTAGAGAGACATAAGCTACAGTTGTCAGATCAACTACTGCATGTTGAAGCTAACGATCAGATATTAAAAAATATGAGTAATATAGAAGAATCTTTGCTACAAGATGGTAATTTAGAATTACATGGAGCTTGCGGAGGTATATCAACTCAAAGTGAATCTGAGTTAGATATAAGTTGA
- a CDS encoding sensor histidine kinase encodes MVQIPPIPITLVNGESENIDEYMEIITKLRKAKYHVEAAESLKEYCTDLIQEIKYRFNIATSEIVRLASEIMLNDSENKDKLKTILNRSANLQEYCNDVVYTLRSEIEHENLCLKKFSIQKLVKDAVRRLEDIAKEKDIKINYNFQYKMKDIVTGNSDHLQAILSQLIGSVIRFNHRCQVIITVHLFTVKNYIKSDNILQFRIHDTGSGISKEKLGNIKAKLADFELVRDYPLMLESGLWFVNYLINQLNGEMEIESEKDKFTTITCNIPVQLF; translated from the coding sequence ATGGTACAAATTCCTCCAATACCAATTACGTTGGTGAATGGAGAGAGTGAGAATATCGATGAATATATGGAAATAATAACAAAGCTAAGAAAAGCGAAGTATCATGTCGAGGCAGCTGAATCATTGAAAGAATATTGTACAGATTTAATACAGGAGATTAAATATAGATTTAATATTGCAACGAGTGAAATTGTAAGGCTTGCAAGCGAGATCATGTTAAATGATTCGGAAAATAAAGATAAGCTGAAAACAATATTAAATCGATCAGCAAATCTCCAAGAGTACTGTAATGATGTAGTTTACACGCTTAGAAGCGAAATTGAGCATGAAAATTTATGTTTAAAAAAATTTAGCATACAAAAGCTAGTAAAGGATGCCGTCAGGAGACTAGAAGACATTGCAAAAGAGAAAGATATAAAAATCAATTACAATTTTCAGTACAAAATGAAGGATATTGTGACTGGAAATAGTGATCACTTACAAGCTATATTAAGTCAATTAATAGGAAGCGTCATTAGATTTAATCACAGATGCCAGGTTATAATTACGGTTCATTTGTTTACTGTAAAAAATTATATAAAAAGCGATAACATACTACAATTTAGAATACACGATACAGGAAGTGGTATTTCAAAAGAAAAATTAGGGAATATAAAAGCTAAATTAGCTGATTTTGAGTTGGTACGAGACTATCCGCTAATGCTTGAATCAGGATTATGGTTTGTAAATTACCTTATTAATCAACTTAATGGAGAAATGGAAATAGAAAGCGAAAAAGACAAGTTTACAACCATTACTTGCAATATTCCAGTACAACTTTTTTAA
- a CDS encoding HD domain-containing protein, which produces MIDFYSESLLNKLFETNVRFNTEIDLDKVEKAIFYAQKYHGQQKRDTGELYYTHPLEVAYMVADYSFETDTIITAILHDTLEDTTLTKEKIVKVFGRKLQNRFQILPRLRIIKKISSREMIQTLYNRNKTELLLIKLFDRFHNIQTVSIKPYEKRQEIILETQQEFIPLAEYLKLPEIAIELNKYCELYTTK; this is translated from the coding sequence ATGATAGACTTTTATAGCGAAAGCTTACTAAATAAGCTGTTTGAAACCAACGTAAGATTTAATACTGAAATTGATCTTGATAAAGTTGAAAAAGCAATATTTTATGCCCAAAAATATCATGGTCAGCAAAAGAGAGATACAGGAGAACTATACTACACACATCCATTAGAAGTAGCTTATATGGTAGCAGACTACAGCTTTGAAACAGATACAATTATTACTGCAATACTACATGATACACTAGAAGATACAACATTAACTAAAGAAAAGATTGTTAAGGTATTCGGTAGAAAATTGCAGAACAGGTTTCAGATCTTACCAAGATTAAGGATAATAAAAAAAATCAGTTCTAGAGAGATGATTCAAACATTATATAACCGAAATAAAACAGAACTATTATTAATTAAGCTTTTCGACCGATTCCATAATATTCAGACTGTATCAATAAAACCTTATGAAAAAAGACAAGAAATCATACTAGAAACTCAGCAAGAATTTATACCTCTTGCTGAATATCTTAAATTACCAGAAATTGCTATAGAGCTAAATAAATACTGTGAGCTTTATACTACCAAATAA